The proteins below come from a single Rhizobium sp. BT04 genomic window:
- a CDS encoding Gfo/Idh/MocA family protein has product MEKRRFALIGTGNRGTTMWGKDLLAGWREHVDLTAIVEKNSLRGERARNMIGSNAPLYDNIDSMLTEQKPDLAIVCTPDHTHDDIIVRALESGIDVITEKPMTTSIEKIRRILDAEKRTGRRVDVSFNYRYAPTAAKIKELLNAGEIGRVTSVDFHWYLNTKHGADYFRRWHAYTENSGSLFVHKATHHFDLLNWYLDSDPESVTSFADLQNYGRKGPFRGPRCKLCPHTQECDYYLDLEADPFLDQLYEDPSEIDGYFRDGCVFREDIDIPDTMVVSLRYRNNVHVSYSLNTFQPIEGHHLAFNGTKGRIELRQYEAQPWEEPKQDTIQLIRNFPNGREAVERIVVPHFTGGHYGGDDRMRNMIFKPDMEDRLAQRAGTRAGAMSVLCGIAALTSSRTGKVVDIAELMPELANDGSPNSLRTPR; this is encoded by the coding sequence ATGGAGAAACGCCGTTTTGCCCTCATCGGCACCGGAAACCGCGGCACCACCATGTGGGGCAAGGATCTGCTTGCCGGCTGGCGCGAACATGTCGACCTCACAGCCATCGTCGAGAAGAATTCGCTTCGCGGCGAGCGCGCCCGCAACATGATCGGCAGCAATGCGCCGCTCTATGACAATATCGATTCCATGCTGACCGAGCAGAAGCCGGATCTGGCCATCGTCTGCACGCCCGACCATACGCATGACGATATCATCGTGCGGGCGCTGGAGTCCGGCATCGACGTCATCACCGAAAAGCCGATGACCACCTCGATCGAGAAAATTCGCAGGATTCTGGATGCCGAAAAGCGCACCGGCCGCCGGGTCGACGTCTCCTTCAACTACCGCTATGCGCCGACGGCGGCCAAGATCAAGGAATTGCTGAATGCCGGCGAGATCGGCCGGGTGACCTCGGTCGATTTTCACTGGTATCTCAACACCAAGCACGGCGCCGATTACTTCCGCCGCTGGCATGCCTATACGGAAAATTCCGGCAGCCTGTTCGTCCACAAGGCCACCCACCATTTCGACCTGCTGAACTGGTATCTCGACAGCGATCCCGAGTCCGTCACCTCCTTTGCCGACCTGCAGAATTACGGCCGCAAGGGCCCGTTCCGCGGCCCCCGCTGCAAGCTCTGTCCGCACACGCAGGAATGCGACTACTATCTCGATCTCGAAGCCGATCCCTTCCTCGATCAGCTTTACGAGGATCCCTCTGAGATCGACGGCTACTTCCGCGACGGGTGCGTCTTTCGCGAGGATATCGACATTCCCGATACGATGGTGGTCAGCCTCCGCTACCGCAACAATGTCCACGTCTCCTATTCGCTGAACACCTTCCAGCCGATCGAAGGCCATCACCTCGCCTTCAACGGCACCAAGGGGCGCATCGAGCTTCGCCAGTATGAGGCTCAGCCCTGGGAAGAGCCGAAGCAGGACACGATCCAGCTGATCCGCAATTTCCCCAACGGCAGAGAGGCGGTAGAGCGCATCGTCGTTCCGCATTTCACCGGCGGCCATTACGGCGGCGACGACCGGATGCGCAACATGATCTTCAAACCCGACATGGAAGACAGGCTCGCTCAGCGGGCCGGCACGCGGGCGGGCGCCATGTCCGTGCTCTGCGGCATTGCCGCGCTGACGAGCTCGCGCACCGGTAAAGTCGTCGATATCGCCGAGCTGATGCCCGAGCTTGCCAATGACGGTTCGCCCAATTCGCTGAGGACACCACGCTGA
- a CDS encoding sugar phosphate isomerase/epimerase → MQVEGLSINLATIREQCGFAEAVDICLKHGITSIAPWRDQVAKAGLDEAVRIVKSNGIKLTGLCRGGFFPAANDADWQKNLDDNRRAIDEAAAFAADCLVLVVGGLPGSSKDIVAARQMVFDGIAAVLPHAQAAGVKLAIEPLHPMYAADRACVNTLGQALDMCEPLGEDVGVAIDVYHVWWDPDLANQIARAGRMKRIFAHHICDWLVPTKNMLLDRGMMGDGVIDLKGIRRMIEAAGFFGAQEVEIFSAETWWKRPADEVIATCVERFRSCCQI, encoded by the coding sequence ATGCAGGTCGAAGGGCTTTCGATCAATCTGGCGACGATCCGCGAGCAATGCGGCTTTGCCGAGGCCGTCGATATCTGCCTGAAGCACGGCATCACCTCGATCGCGCCCTGGCGCGACCAGGTCGCCAAAGCCGGGCTCGACGAGGCGGTGCGGATCGTCAAATCGAACGGCATTAAGCTGACCGGGCTTTGCCGCGGCGGCTTCTTTCCGGCGGCAAACGATGCCGACTGGCAGAAAAACCTCGACGACAACAGACGTGCGATCGACGAGGCGGCAGCCTTCGCAGCCGATTGCCTGGTGCTCGTCGTCGGCGGCCTGCCGGGCAGCTCGAAGGATATTGTCGCGGCACGGCAGATGGTGTTCGACGGCATTGCCGCCGTGCTGCCGCATGCGCAGGCAGCCGGCGTGAAGCTCGCCATCGAGCCGCTGCATCCGATGTATGCCGCCGACCGGGCCTGCGTGAACACACTCGGCCAGGCGCTCGACATGTGCGAGCCGCTCGGTGAGGATGTCGGCGTGGCGATCGACGTCTATCATGTCTGGTGGGATCCCGATCTTGCCAACCAGATCGCCCGCGCCGGACGGATGAAACGCATCTTTGCCCATCACATCTGCGACTGGCTGGTGCCGACCAAGAACATGCTGCTCGACCGCGGCATGATGGGCGATGGCGTCATCGACCTCAAAGGCATAAGACGGATGATCGAAGCTGCCGGCTTCTTCGGCGCACAGGAGGTGGAGATCTTTTCGGCCGAGACCTGGTGGAAACGCCCGGCCGACGAGGTGATCGCCACTTGCGTCGAGCGCTTCCGGAGCTGCTGCCAGATCTGA
- a CDS encoding dihydrodipicolinate synthase family protein codes for MTTINLPLDGKVVPYALTGTPIELKQRDANSFPRIAFAAAHVVADPLGDNDPWLTPAIDWERTLAFRHRLWDLGLGVAEAMDTAQRGMGLGWPEARELIRRALSEAAGRKDALIACGAGTDHLTPGPDVTIDTILRAYEEQIETVEAAGGRIILMASRALAVAAKGPDDYVRVYDRILRQVREPVIIHWLGEMFDPALEGYWGNGDHLKAMETCLEVIEANASKVDGIKVSLLSKEKEVTMRRQLPRAVRMYTGDDFNYAELIAGDEQGHSDALLGIFDAIAPAASAALDALGRKSNHEFFDLLEPTVPLSRHIFKAPTRFYKTGVVFLAYLNGLQDHFTMVGGQQSTRSLTHLAELFRLADKARVLADPDLATRRMKQVLAVHGVN; via the coding sequence GTGACGACGATCAATCTCCCCCTCGACGGCAAGGTCGTCCCCTATGCGCTGACCGGCACGCCGATCGAGCTGAAGCAGCGCGACGCCAACAGCTTCCCGCGCATCGCCTTTGCCGCCGCCCATGTGGTCGCCGATCCGCTCGGCGACAATGATCCCTGGCTGACGCCGGCGATCGACTGGGAGCGGACGCTGGCCTTCCGCCACCGGCTCTGGGATCTCGGCCTCGGCGTCGCCGAGGCGATGGATACGGCCCAGCGCGGCATGGGCCTCGGCTGGCCGGAAGCGCGCGAGCTGATCCGCCGGGCGCTGAGCGAAGCGGCCGGCCGCAAGGATGCGCTGATCGCCTGCGGCGCCGGCACCGATCATCTGACACCCGGACCCGACGTCACGATCGATACGATCCTCCGGGCCTATGAGGAGCAGATCGAAACGGTGGAGGCAGCCGGCGGCCGCATCATCCTGATGGCGAGCCGGGCGCTGGCTGTCGCCGCCAAGGGACCGGACGATTATGTGAGGGTCTATGACCGCATCCTTCGCCAGGTCAGGGAACCTGTCATCATCCACTGGCTGGGCGAAATGTTCGATCCGGCGCTTGAGGGATATTGGGGCAATGGCGATCACCTGAAAGCCATGGAAACCTGCCTTGAGGTGATCGAAGCCAATGCCTCCAAGGTCGACGGCATCAAGGTCTCGCTGCTTTCCAAGGAGAAGGAAGTGACCATGCGCCGGCAACTGCCCAGAGCCGTGCGCATGTATACCGGCGACGACTTCAATTATGCCGAACTGATCGCCGGCGACGAACAGGGTCATTCGGACGCGCTGCTCGGCATTTTCGATGCGATCGCCCCGGCAGCGTCCGCAGCACTCGACGCGCTCGGCCGCAAGAGCAATCACGAGTTCTTCGATCTGCTTGAGCCGACCGTGCCGCTGTCGCGCCACATCTTCAAGGCGCCGACCCGCTTCTACAAGACCGGTGTCGTCTTCCTCGCCTATCTTAACGGCCTGCAGGATCATTTCACCATGGTGGGCGGCCAGCAGAGCACCCGCTCGCTGACGCATCTGGCCGAACTCTTCCGCCTGGCCGACAAGGCGCGGGTGCTGGCCGATCCGGACCTCGCGACAAGGCGGATGAAACAGGTGCTCGCCGTCCACGGCGTCAACTAA
- a CDS encoding hydroxyacid dehydrogenase, with product MSRPAIVLAMEPSRTEHVLPDAVLRRLDTIGRLLDPEPLQRLDDARARRLLSEAEILITGWGAPYVGPEIPAAAPQLRLIVHAAGTVKGIIDEAIFETGIIAVSHSAEANAVPVAEFTLAAILFAGKRAFRFRDLYVADRNRDRTYPMQRQAIGNYGRTLGIVGASRIGRRVIEFLKPFDYRLLLFDPMLDAVEAAGLGAEKVDLDALMRRADIISLHAPSLPSTQHMIDARRLSLMKDGATLINTARGILIDEAALLSELKTGRIDAVIDVTDPEIPDAGSAFYDLPNVFLTPHIAGAIGLERGRLGEMAVDEVERFMTGRPLLYQIRRENLENIA from the coding sequence ATGAGTCGTCCGGCAATCGTCCTTGCCATGGAGCCATCGCGCACAGAGCATGTCCTGCCCGATGCGGTCCTGCGCCGGCTCGATACCATCGGTCGCCTGCTGGACCCCGAGCCGTTGCAGCGCTTGGACGACGCGCGGGCAAGACGCCTGCTCTCCGAAGCCGAAATTCTGATCACCGGCTGGGGCGCGCCCTATGTCGGGCCTGAGATTCCCGCGGCCGCACCGCAGCTTCGCCTCATCGTCCATGCGGCGGGCACGGTGAAGGGCATCATCGACGAAGCCATCTTCGAAACCGGCATCATAGCGGTCAGCCATTCGGCCGAGGCCAATGCCGTGCCGGTTGCCGAATTCACGCTCGCCGCGATCCTCTTCGCCGGCAAACGCGCCTTCCGTTTCCGCGATCTCTACGTCGCCGACCGCAACCGCGATCGGACCTATCCGATGCAGCGCCAGGCGATCGGGAATTATGGCCGCACTCTCGGCATCGTCGGCGCCTCGCGCATCGGCAGGCGCGTCATCGAGTTCTTGAAACCCTTCGATTACAGGCTGCTGCTGTTCGATCCCATGCTCGATGCCGTCGAGGCAGCCGGATTGGGAGCGGAAAAGGTCGATCTCGACGCATTGATGCGGCGAGCCGATATCATCTCCCTGCACGCGCCGTCGCTGCCGTCGACGCAGCATATGATCGATGCGCGGAGACTGTCGCTGATGAAGGACGGGGCAACGCTCATCAACACCGCGCGCGGCATCCTCATTGATGAGGCCGCCCTGCTTTCGGAGCTGAAGACCGGCCGCATCGACGCGGTCATCGACGTGACCGATCCCGAGATTCCGGACGCGGGTTCCGCATTCTACGATCTGCCCAACGTCTTCCTGACGCCGCATATCGCCGGCGCCATCGGGCTGGAACGGGGGCGCCTCGGCGAGATGGCGGTGGACGAGGTCGAGCGTTTTATGACCGGCCGGCCGCTGCTCTACCAGATCCGCCGAGAGAATCTGGAAAACATCGCCTGA